One region of Exiguobacterium acetylicum genomic DNA includes:
- a CDS encoding ECF transporter S component codes for MQKAAPYSRTRTRQLVVTAMSIALVLIATLLIKIQLPIALNGGLIHMGTAMLFLIAILFGPRTALIAGAVGMGLFDLLTGYAIWAPGTIIARGLQGLIVGYIAWSGGRNGTNVTFNLIGMIASVPVMLLVYFVHEGIMFSNWVAPATSIPGNITQNVIGILVAIPVGIALKKTRFFRNFR; via the coding sequence ATGCAAAAAGCAGCACCGTATTCTAGAACTCGTACCCGCCAGCTTGTCGTCACTGCGATGTCGATCGCACTTGTTCTTATCGCAACATTGTTAATCAAGATTCAATTACCAATCGCACTAAACGGTGGTCTCATTCATATGGGAACAGCGATGCTCTTTCTCATCGCGATTTTATTCGGTCCACGGACAGCATTGATTGCCGGTGCTGTTGGAATGGGGTTATTCGATCTTCTAACGGGCTATGCGATTTGGGCACCTGGTACGATCATCGCACGTGGACTTCAAGGATTGATCGTTGGTTACATCGCGTGGTCAGGTGGTCGTAACGGAACGAATGTCACGTTCAACTTGATCGGGATGATTGCTTCCGTTCCTGTCATGCTACTCGTCTACTTCGTGCATGAAGGGATTATGTTCAGTAACTGGGTCGCACCAGCCACTTCAATTCCAGGAAACATCACACAAAACGTCATCGGCATCCTCGTTGCGATTCCAGTCGGGATTGCACTGAAGAAAACACGTTTCTTCCGTAACTTCCGCTAA
- a CDS encoding malate:quinone oxidoreductase, producing the protein MSSMPKKTDVILIGAGVMSATLGVLLKELAPEINIKVFEKLASAGEESSNEWNNAGTGHAALCELNYTTENADGSIDISKAVKVNEQFQLSRQFWSHLVKEGVLPNPKEFIMPIPHMSMVEGTENVEFLKKRLEALSANPLFAGMEYSEDPAKLAEWIPLIMNGRTSPEPIAATKIDSGTDVNFGALTRILFEYLAQHDVAINYQHGVEDLKRVDGGWEVKVKNERDHRIEHHTAQFVFIGGGGGSLPLLQKTGIEESKQIGGFPVSGLFLVCKNPEIIEQHHAKVYGKAKVGAPPMSVPHLDTRYIDGKKSLLFGPFAGFSPKFLKTGSNLDLIASVKPNNVLTMLAAGAKEMGLTKYLIEQVLLSTEQRMNELREFIPNAKTEDWDVVVAGQRVQVIKDTPQGKGTLQFGTEVVSAADGSVAALLGASPGASTAVPVMLEVLAKCFPSELPVWEAKIKEMIPSYGISLVEHPELFEQIHAETAKTLELEQGQPIR; encoded by the coding sequence ATGAGCAGTATGCCTAAAAAAACAGACGTTATTTTAATTGGTGCCGGAGTCATGAGCGCGACGTTAGGGGTCTTATTAAAAGAACTCGCGCCTGAGATCAACATCAAGGTATTCGAGAAACTCGCGAGTGCCGGGGAAGAGAGCTCGAACGAGTGGAACAATGCAGGAACAGGTCACGCCGCACTATGCGAACTGAACTATACGACGGAAAATGCCGATGGTTCGATCGATATCAGTAAAGCGGTCAAAGTAAACGAACAGTTCCAACTGTCACGTCAATTCTGGTCGCATCTCGTCAAGGAAGGTGTCTTGCCGAATCCGAAAGAATTCATCATGCCGATTCCACATATGAGTATGGTCGAAGGAACAGAAAACGTCGAATTCCTGAAAAAACGATTGGAAGCGCTATCAGCGAATCCGTTGTTTGCAGGAATGGAATATTCAGAAGATCCAGCGAAATTAGCCGAGTGGATTCCACTCATCATGAACGGTCGGACGTCACCAGAGCCGATCGCTGCGACAAAAATCGATTCAGGAACGGACGTCAACTTTGGTGCGTTGACACGAATCCTGTTTGAATATCTCGCCCAGCACGATGTAGCGATCAACTATCAGCATGGTGTCGAGGATTTGAAGCGTGTTGACGGGGGTTGGGAAGTCAAAGTGAAGAATGAGCGCGATCACCGGATCGAGCATCATACGGCGCAGTTCGTCTTCATCGGAGGTGGCGGCGGTAGTCTACCGTTGCTCCAAAAAACAGGCATCGAGGAATCGAAGCAGATTGGTGGTTTCCCGGTCAGTGGTTTATTCCTCGTCTGTAAAAATCCTGAAATCATCGAACAGCACCATGCGAAAGTCTACGGAAAAGCGAAAGTCGGAGCACCGCCGATGTCAGTACCACACTTGGATACACGATACATCGATGGGAAGAAATCACTTCTCTTCGGACCGTTTGCTGGCTTCTCACCGAAGTTCCTTAAGACAGGATCAAATCTTGATTTGATCGCGTCCGTCAAACCGAACAACGTCTTGACGATGCTTGCTGCGGGAGCTAAAGAGATGGGATTGACGAAGTATCTGATCGAACAAGTCCTCTTGTCGACGGAACAACGGATGAACGAATTACGAGAGTTCATCCCGAATGCGAAGACAGAAGACTGGGATGTCGTCGTCGCTGGTCAACGTGTCCAAGTCATCAAGGATACACCACAAGGAAAAGGGACACTCCAGTTCGGAACAGAGGTCGTTAGTGCAGCCGACGGATCTGTCGCTGCCTTACTCGGAGCATCTCCAGGTGCTTCAACAGCGGTACCGGTCATGCTCGAAGTACTCGCGAAATGTTTCCCGTCCGAATTACCGGTGTGGGAAGCAAAAATCAAGGAGATGATTCCGTCTTACGGGATCTCACTCGTTGAACATCCGGAGCTGTTCGAACAGATCCATGCCGAAACAGCAAAAACGCTTGAGCTTGAACAAGGTCAACCGATTCGCTAA
- the ahpF gene encoding alkyl hydroperoxide reductase subunit F, with protein MALAPDIKAQLAQYLELLEGDLVLAVSAGTDAVSLEMSALVEEIASMTPRISVEQASLPRTPSFTVNRVGETSGITFAGIPLGHEFTSLVLALLQVSGRAPKVDADVIKQIQGIQETYHFESYISLSCHNCPDVVQALNVMSVLNPNISHTMIDGAAFKEEVEQKEIMAVPTVFVNGEAFGNGRMSLEEILAKLGTGADASDFADKDPYDVLVVGGGPAGSSAAIYAARKGIRTGIVAERFGGQVMDTMSIENFISMKYTEGPKLVASLEEHVKEYGIDVMNLQRATRLEKKDLLELELENGAVLKTKSLILSTGARWRNVGVPGELEFKNKGVAYCPHCDGPLFEGKRVAVIGGGNSGIEAAIDLAGIVKHVTVLEFAPELKADAVLQERLASLPNVTVVVNAQTKEITGTDKVNGITYIERETNVERHVELEGVFVQIGLVPNTDWLGETVNRNKFGEVQVDRHGATNVPGVFAAGDCTDSAYKQIIISMGSGATAALGAFDHLIRN; from the coding sequence TCGTCGAAGAGATCGCAAGCATGACACCACGCATCTCCGTCGAGCAGGCAAGCCTTCCCCGGACACCAAGTTTCACAGTCAACCGTGTCGGTGAGACAAGCGGCATCACGTTCGCGGGAATTCCACTCGGTCATGAGTTCACGTCCCTCGTTCTCGCTCTGCTACAAGTCAGCGGTCGAGCACCGAAGGTCGATGCGGACGTCATCAAGCAGATTCAAGGCATTCAAGAAACGTACCACTTCGAGTCGTACATCAGCTTGAGCTGCCACAACTGCCCGGATGTCGTACAAGCATTGAACGTCATGAGCGTCCTCAACCCGAACATCAGTCACACGATGATTGATGGCGCGGCATTTAAGGAAGAAGTCGAACAAAAAGAGATCATGGCTGTTCCGACGGTCTTCGTCAATGGCGAAGCATTCGGTAACGGACGGATGTCACTCGAAGAAATCTTGGCGAAGCTTGGTACAGGTGCCGATGCTTCTGATTTCGCTGATAAAGATCCATACGATGTCCTCGTCGTCGGTGGTGGTCCAGCTGGATCGAGTGCTGCCATCTATGCAGCCCGTAAAGGCATCCGGACAGGTATCGTCGCAGAGCGCTTCGGTGGACAAGTCATGGATACGATGAGCATCGAAAACTTCATCAGCATGAAGTACACGGAAGGACCAAAACTTGTCGCAAGTCTTGAGGAGCACGTCAAGGAGTATGGCATCGATGTCATGAACCTGCAACGGGCAACTCGTCTTGAGAAGAAGGACCTCCTCGAGCTCGAGCTTGAGAATGGTGCTGTCTTGAAAACGAAGAGTTTGATCCTTTCAACAGGTGCACGCTGGCGTAACGTTGGTGTCCCAGGCGAACTCGAATTCAAGAACAAAGGCGTTGCCTACTGCCCACACTGTGATGGTCCGTTGTTCGAAGGAAAACGTGTCGCAGTCATCGGTGGCGGAAACTCAGGGATCGAAGCAGCCATCGATCTCGCGGGAATCGTCAAGCATGTCACGGTCCTTGAATTCGCACCGGAACTAAAAGCGGATGCTGTTCTTCAAGAACGCCTCGCTTCTCTTCCGAACGTCACGGTCGTCGTCAACGCACAGACGAAGGAAATCACAGGAACGGACAAAGTGAACGGTATCACGTACATCGAGCGCGAAACGAACGTCGAGCGTCACGTTGAGCTCGAAGGTGTCTTCGTCCAGATCGGTCTCGTACCGAACACGGACTGGCTCGGTGAAACAGTGAACCGTAACAAGTTCGGTGAAGTCCAAGTCGATCGCCACGGCGCAACGAACGTACCAGGCGTTTTCGCAGCAGGAGACTGCACGGATAGCGCGTATAAACAGATCATCATCTCGATGGGATCTGGTGCAACAGCTGCACTCGGTGCTTTCGATCACTTGATCCGGAATTAA